One Cytophagia bacterium CHB2 genomic region harbors:
- a CDS encoding CPBP family intramembrane metalloprotease, producing the protein MKDLIHHGWAVKPQVLLLAIAAVLFTTVLINQWFFPAGAWKPIARASGGWLNATFQAGWISIMVIAGAVIMLVGRLRPFHFGIDLSKLGAGLLYAAMIWLLLNVFFLAFALAANTAVQFDPSWSEPGVRYKISEFAGQIAGNALAEEIIYRGFFLAQVLLLLRTRFEKRPWLWAALAILFSAAIFAVSHAPNRIWQGRYDSALAIVGDQAGLMFGGLFFGWLYLRTQNLFFVIGVHALVNRPTLLLALPENALPPAVVVNTLALLVALIWNKLPRVEARAMKT; encoded by the coding sequence ATGAAGGATCTGATTCATCACGGCTGGGCAGTAAAGCCGCAGGTTCTGTTGCTGGCCATCGCGGCAGTCCTGTTCACGACCGTCTTAATCAACCAATGGTTTTTTCCAGCAGGTGCCTGGAAGCCCATTGCGCGCGCTAGCGGCGGTTGGCTCAACGCGACTTTCCAAGCCGGTTGGATATCGATAATGGTCATCGCTGGCGCCGTTATCATGCTCGTGGGTAGACTGCGCCCGTTTCACTTTGGTATTGATCTTTCCAAACTCGGCGCCGGGTTGCTTTATGCCGCAATGATTTGGCTTTTGCTCAACGTGTTTTTTCTTGCCTTCGCGCTGGCCGCCAACACGGCCGTGCAATTTGATCCTTCCTGGAGCGAGCCAGGCGTGCGCTACAAGATCAGCGAGTTTGCCGGGCAGATTGCCGGCAATGCGCTCGCGGAAGAAATCATCTATCGCGGATTTTTTCTGGCGCAAGTTTTGTTACTGCTCCGAACTCGTTTTGAAAAAAGGCCGTGGCTTTGGGCGGCATTGGCTATTTTGTTCAGTGCTGCGATTTTTGCCGTTTCGCACGCGCCCAATCGCATCTGGCAAGGGCGATATGATTCGGCTCTGGCGATAGTCGGGGATCAAGCCGGGCTGATGTTCGGCGGCTTGTTCTTTGGCTGGCTGTATCTGCGCACGCAGAATCTTTTCTTCGTCATTGGCGTGCATGCGCTGGTCAACCGCCCCACGCTTTTGCTTGCGCTGCCGGAAAACGCTTTGCCGCCCGCCGTGGTGGTTAATACTCTCGCCTTGCTCGTGGCGCTCATCTGGAACAAACTCCCGCGCGTTGAGGCGCGAGCGATGAAAACCTGA
- a CDS encoding tetratricopeptide repeat protein, with translation MPHLGLNSDVQAGGHRFHVQTSHSASNGKIISHIFDHGRIVAQRDVPVSGDAEDAQLSKKLHAVHQDMVAEMELLFHISEKVREVKHPLSCLKLGQLFLEKNLLDDAIAALELALTLNMDSPDAYNHLGNAYLRRGDYTKSEEVLRAGLARAPKYADTYCQLSAAYLEQEKFFEAIQACETALQINPKFLRAHLHLALTLLTSIVVKAPQSQPLPAQVKRIQEQLGKLTHALPPSKDTSHIFKCAEHLTKNEFSRALAELQAMRDEMQAEVLTNSENEFYLKFMYGGKGRDDAFVQRYTDNLREAISDYPDYADLHNHLGIAYLIQCRNLFLRALEEFREALRINPKFKRAEKNLKLTENDGKGFLILLRALFK, from the coding sequence ATGCCACACCTCGGATTGAATAGTGACGTGCAAGCCGGCGGCCACCGCTTTCACGTCCAGACCAGCCATTCCGCCAGCAACGGCAAAATCATTTCGCATATCTTCGATCATGGGCGCATCGTTGCGCAGCGCGACGTGCCGGTAAGCGGCGACGCGGAAGATGCGCAGCTTTCCAAAAAACTGCACGCCGTGCACCAGGACATGGTGGCGGAGATGGAGTTGTTGTTTCATATCTCGGAAAAAGTGCGGGAGGTGAAACATCCGCTTTCCTGCCTCAAGCTCGGCCAGCTTTTTCTCGAAAAAAATCTGCTCGACGACGCGATTGCCGCGCTGGAATTGGCGCTGACGCTGAACATGGATTCGCCCGATGCCTACAATCATTTGGGCAATGCCTACCTGCGCCGCGGTGATTATACCAAAAGTGAAGAGGTGCTGCGCGCCGGTCTGGCGCGCGCGCCCAAATATGCGGACACCTATTGCCAGCTCAGCGCGGCCTATCTCGAACAGGAAAAATTTTTCGAGGCGATTCAGGCGTGCGAGACCGCACTGCAGATCAATCCCAAATTTCTGCGGGCGCATCTGCATCTGGCGCTCACGCTGTTGACCAGCATCGTCGTGAAAGCGCCGCAATCCCAGCCTCTGCCCGCGCAAGTCAAGCGCATTCAAGAGCAGCTCGGCAAGCTGACGCATGCGTTGCCGCCTTCGAAAGACACCTCGCACATTTTCAAATGCGCCGAGCATCTCACCAAGAACGAATTCAGCCGCGCGCTGGCGGAGTTGCAGGCGATGCGCGACGAAATGCAGGCCGAGGTGCTGACCAACTCCGAGAACGAGTTTTATTTGAAATTCATGTACGGCGGCAAGGGCCGCGACGACGCGTTCGTGCAGCGCTATACCGACAATTTGCGCGAGGCGATTTCGGATTATCCCGATTACGCCGATTTGCACAATCATCTCGGCATTGCCTATTTGATTCAATGCCGCAATTTGTTTTTGCGCGCGCTGGAGGAATTCCGCGAAGCGCTGCGCATCAATCCCAAATTCAAGCGCGCGGAAAAAAATCTCAAACTCACCGAGAACGACGGCAAGGGCTTTTTGATTCTGCTGCGCGCGTTGTTTAAATGA
- a CDS encoding zinc ribbon domain-containing protein — protein MPTYDYDCSSCGQTTELFQSISAPPLEICPRCGGKVTRRISGGTGLIFKGSGFYLTDYKNASSKDGSGAAGKTKEGAAGDKSNNESKDSKTSKEKSAGEGEKKKAESPVKPAE, from the coding sequence ATGCCAACGTATGATTATGATTGTTCCTCATGTGGACAAACCACGGAACTTTTTCAAAGCATCTCAGCGCCGCCGCTGGAAATTTGCCCGCGCTGCGGCGGCAAAGTGACCCGCCGCATCTCCGGCGGCACCGGCTTGATTTTCAAAGGCTCGGGGTTTTATTTGACAGACTACAAAAACGCATCGAGCAAGGACGGTTCCGGCGCAGCGGGAAAAACCAAAGAGGGCGCTGCCGGCGACAAATCGAACAATGAGAGTAAAGACAGCAAGACAAGCAAAGAGAAAAGCGCCGGCGAGGGTGAGAAGAAGAAAGCAGAGTCGCCGGTCAAGCCCGCGGAATGA